The sequence ATTACAGCATTATCCCAAGTAATTATCTTGCGATGTTTTAGTAAACATCAAGaaagcaattttaaaaaatatattcgtatacaATGACTATATTGCAAGAAATAGGATGAGTACTATAAGCAAACAcaaacagcttaaaaatattcaactaaATATGCTTTCAAAAAGCTTTTTAATTACGAATATTGTAATTTCCTTATGGTAATCCAaacaacaattgttttttttttaatgaagtacAGACATTTTGACTTACCCGTTAAATTTTTTTGAGCAACAGTACTGCCAAGTGTGACTATTACACCTCCACTCCCTCACCCTCCTGAGGGCGGGGGAATTGAGTTCATCACAGATCGTCTGCAAAGCTCTCTCTTCAAGCACATCTTGTATGGCTATTACTGACAACCTGATTTAAAGAAAAGATATTATTGATTTAGCTTTTctgataagtttatttatcaTCTTCATTGTTATCAGCTTCAAACGCAAACTGGTAAGggtattccaaccacaagagggcAAAAGCGAAACAAACATTTGACATTATATTctttatggatttgcgaaaaatagaattttaaacgacaactaagatgttatcgaagtggatataaatagttaagtgaaatagaatattataaataaagatataataatcaatacatatataatcaaagGATAAATGAGTTAGTAGTATGCAATATAGTTGTTAGTACATTAGacgtaatgtataaataattttcataacttCTATGGGGTTTTATTGTCCCAGATAGTGTTAAGTTTAGGGAGTGATATAAATCTGACATTTCAACATTgtgttatttatcataattaatttaatgacattatttatCTCTCTAggtaacaacattttttttaacgattagaATTATCAAAAAGATAAGCACTCACTTATATTCCAAAATAGTCCTGCATATCACCTCCCTTACTCCAGGATTGGTAATTTTTTCTACACCAAGTTGATGAAGATTCCATGATGCGAGACGGCAACACCTTACTCCATCTCTTTCGTGCGTGAATACTTCCTCAACAATAGGTCTATGAGAGTATGCAGACAGTAAATCCAAAATATCATTCACTGGGGCCGTTGCAAAGCCATTCGGCAAGGTTATAGCAATCTTACTGGGCATAGATAAACTCTTTCTATGGGGACTTTTTGGTGTTTTTGGTTCACTACTCAGAACTGATTCATTTAGGGATGGATCTCTCCAGCCGTTTACATGTCCATTGGTCAAATGTTGAACACTTTCACTTTTCCTAAGTTCTAGGCTTAAATGTTGCTTAATGGTACTCAGCCTAACTATATCCATACCccttacttttattaaatcatcTAGTGATTTAAATGGACCCTTCTTTGTTCTGTAATCTACGATATTTGCTGCTATTTCTTGGTTTAAGCCTGGCACACATTGCAATTGGAAAACGCTGGATGAATTAATTGAACATAACTTATTTTCTGAAGAGGACCTTATGCTATCTAATGAATATGTACAAGAACTAGCTCTAGATATCTGTCGTCGTGTATTTGTACATATCTCTGGTCTTAGTAATTCTAACTTTTCAGCACCAatgcctataaaataaaatgtttttattaaatcaccTCAGAGTAAATTAGCTACTTAGaattacacaatttatatttaataaaatttttgcatgaagttttgattgaaaaagtttttgaataaaaaataataataaatgattttttttattattaacaatttaattttataatgggtataattatgattttaattagtatagtttttgttaactccgatttaaaaacaaagactTGCAATGCAAAGTAATCACCAGAGACTAAAGCAAGGTCGTCAACTCGTTTGAATCTTCCTATCATTTGACGATGACGAACAATTTCCCGCGCAACCTGCCTGGATACTCCAGGCAGGGTCATGAGTTGCTCTTCAGTCGCCGTGTTCACATTCATCAGCTCAGGGTATTCCTCCGAAGGCGGCAAGCTGAATGTATGGCTCAAACTGGACTTGTTTAGTTTAGAACGTCTCATAAAATTACGGAAGGATCTCCGGCTGCTCTTACTCCGAACAGAGCTCGGACTCTGCCCCATATTTGCACCCGCcacttttaacataaatttttcataacactAGAAATTCAAACAATGTAcacttttaaactattattagatTAAGAAAAACGTATTCCACTGACCGCgatttatattaacttaacattattttatatagcacATATCACATTGTAATCTCAATGGTACTCTTAAATTgactgatttaaattaaatattactctaAGTTTTATCACCGTCACATCATTCCACAAAACTTCACTCTCCTAGCCAAATCACTACAATGAAACGAAATGTCATATTCGTTTTGACATTGTTAGCAAATAAAAATGACGTGTAATAGTGAAGTGCAATGATAAaagacaataattaataataatctacatttcgaatgTAAATTATACCACTACACCTAATGAAttctattgatattataatgcgATAAAACCTAAACATTGGTTTCAACAGATTAATGCTAGTAGAAGTAGaagagtaaaaatattaagtttgaaGATGGTAATTACTTAACTTCCAGCACTGCTAACTGGCAACAAATGGCGGGAGATTAATTGTTACAATTACATGGTCTATGcttataaataagtagattaAATTTATGTCTGACGTCTGTAACTTTTCATTTGTAACTGACGATTCTTTATGCGCTGAAAAcaaataatgtacataaatacgtatataGTTATATGCGAAGTTGTATTCCTCTATTAGAATATagtattgtacttttatttcaaGGCGATTAAAACTCCAAATTTGTATAATGAAACCAAAGATGATGTACTAggtataaatactttaataaatgaaGTCTTAAGGTATCTCATATTATGagattattatactttacgtaaaATTTATGATTCCGCATTAATCTTCGTACATAAGAAATGTATGAATTACTTGTAATATacgaaatttcaatttattagagATAGATATTATTaggttaatatttaacataatataaaaataaaatgtacgaaATTCGAACATAAGAAAACcggtaacaataaaaacacagGATAAACAGATTTcgtgctattttatttatttaaaatatttataattataacttgtaCAACAGCCGCCAGTAAGCTTAAATAcacagattttaaatatataacacttCGTCACCTCTGTACAAGTAAAATACAGAGTTGAGTGTACACAGAAGTCCTAAGCAACTAGTAAAAAAAGACCCACAAGTTTTGGAGAAACATGATAGAAATGTTACCACACTACAGATCTTTTTGATTTAGTATtgtttcatcaaaattataggattattcaatttattggtTTTAAGTTAAGCGGAAATATCTAATACAAAATGGAAGCAACATGGCGACGTATTGATTTCTATTACATTTAGTTTTCAATTTGCgtattgctatatatttttatacactcaaacaattttatttttagtatgaaatcttattaatagtaatataattatatccattataattatagaataaacaACCAAAAGTGATggctataaatattatgaccTAAACTATTGAAAGTTGCGTCTCCACAAAAGAATCAACCACTTCATTGTAAACAGAAATGTTAGtgacaaaatattctataataattaccTTTAGTTATGTTGACAACTTATAATTGTCATATTGAGTAATTAGCTTGACTTCCTGTTGCAAACATAAATAACGCCAACTCTTTCAGTGGAAACGCATTATAATTACTATCGAATGAGAATCTAATAGTAAATCACTATgcctttgatttattaataaataataatataaaataaaagaattatgccattttaattttatacgagtGTTTGCAGCTATATGCTTCtaacgttataattttttaattctataatgtttattttatttgcaaatactGCTATGTGTAAACGTCAGACGAATTTGTAATGCACTAATGTTCTAAGtatcaaatttgaaattgaaacttatttatagaattatatataaaaaaagatttaatttattattcattttagcATATAACGATTTCGCTTCATGAGGATGTTACGTGGCTAATTAAATAGTGCTGATAAGAAATATTGTTCTAGATAAAATCATATCACAGAATATggatgttataaaaattaaacatctaCATATAATTGAACTGTTTTTTGACTAGTTCATAAAAGAAAGAATAATCTAATgagcaaaaaataatatgcagTTTACACTGTTTCGATATTTAGTGACGCGATAATCGATATTACAATACTGAATATGGCAAACATAAACaattacggtttttttttaaaccgatACCAAAACAAATGATCATtggtaaataattcaaattaatttaaaaaaaattctgttAAAATACCTCCGCCGACATGAGTagctctttttatatttaaacttaaaattaaatttaagttaacaaTAATGAAATGTGTTTTTATGTTGATATTTGTCTATTAGCTTTTATTTGGTACTCTGTAACAAAATGGACGCGTTTTCAACTTGTACTTATGGTTTTCATAGGGGCTTGCCATAAACAGTATTTAAAGTCTTAATATAACGATCGGATTGATGACAATGTTTAGTATTACATACTTTGTAACTGAAAcgtaatatattacttattattaaggaAAGAAAGCACATATTAGCGTTACTTTCTTTCGTGTTAACTATGAGACAGAgagaaaatattctattataataaataattttcgagTCTCGACAACCGTTGTATTTAAGGAATAACTTACAgtgaataaatagaataatctAAGTTGCTACTAAAGCACTATTTAAGCCATATTTATTCTAGACACATTAACACACTTTActtgaaatgttataatatagtttttatccatttcattacaatttgttgaaaatataaacgaatgCAAAGTAATACTGAATATAAAACGCcccgaatattttttttaatcatataactGTCAAATGaacttatcattattattaaaaaatatatatatttattgaaagttaATATTCCAAAACTATGAATGTAATTTGTTATGACATCGgtacttgtttatattttgttaaatttctaATGAAATGGACGATATGCACTTTAGCCACCTAACATTAAGtcctctttataaaaatatacttttcttaTAAGGAATTTTAACCTCCCTGCCCAATCCTTACGTTTATACAATCCAaagattacatattatttttaattaataatgataatttttactCTCTTGTCAcaaagaaatatcaaataatttatgtaacataaaaGCTGCCCTCCAAATtatcta comes from Vanessa atalanta chromosome 3, ilVanAtal1.2, whole genome shotgun sequence and encodes:
- the LOC125077168 gene encoding endonuclease/exonuclease/phosphatase family domain-containing protein 1-like, which translates into the protein MLKVAGANMGQSPSSVRSKSSRRSFRNFMRRSKLNKSSLSHTFSLPPSEEYPELMNVNTATEEQLMTLPGVSRQVAREIVRHRQMIGRFKRVDDLALVSGIGAEKLELLRPEICTNTRRQISRASSCTYSLDSIRSSSENKLCSINSSSVFQLQCVPGLNQEIAANIVDYRTKKGPFKSLDDLIKVRGMDIVRLSTIKQHLSLELRKSESVQHLTNGHVNGWRDPSLNESVLSSEPKTPKSPHRKSLSMPSKIAITLPNGFATAPVNDILDLLSAYSHRPIVEEVFTHERDGVRCCRLASWNLHQLGVEKITNPGVREVICRTILEYKLSVIAIQDVLEERALQTICDELNSPALRRVREWRCNSHTWQYCCSKKFNGKNLGFIYERSNKHIIVEEVGLDQVHLLTEENVRRMVEELTAFRSEQLVISPQAFLICDRPVVIVNVQCKDRLSEEDGVRLSEIADLALASKLQLAFFGEFVRWDNLRSLQNCESLLDQAIVTSVDATQTGQSVILCPGTIEKSCFNGHSGVIRCGLCHLAIPRGWSWGGPASPFCPIWVELKVPD